The following proteins come from a genomic window of Micromonospora echinofusca:
- a CDS encoding tyrosine-type recombinase/integrase — protein sequence MAQIEKRTTKDGKTTRWRVKWRAGGRRDGEWDGETFDYQADAKRFKALVDAAGNHRPTPDQLAQHGFTALLPAGAAPTSAPDPAEEKLTFRAYAEDWLATLVKPHPETVRKYRERLEKHVFPRLGDRPIAEITRREMREWQQGLRDAGLSAKTIANIRGESVVPIFKAACRPGEDEEPAVRTYNPMDGLALPEGPRAERDILESPDEARTFLQAAYEVDPEAADLLLCKLATGLRWGEVSALPPRAVHVARGTVSIVQVLRKVNRRWVVEAKPKTKQGYREVPLPASVMRMVAERVAQPGREFVFIAPRGNHWRYEDFYTDRWVKIRDLAREKGLPRKMTMHGLRHSLLTLLATEGVDLAALRTMAGHASVTTTMNVYVHATRRHHEPVRQIVGDFLGIDELAAAGR from the coding sequence GTGGCGCAGATCGAGAAGAGGACCACGAAGGACGGCAAGACGACCCGCTGGCGGGTGAAGTGGCGTGCCGGCGGCCGCCGCGACGGCGAGTGGGACGGCGAGACGTTCGACTACCAGGCCGACGCGAAGCGCTTCAAGGCGCTCGTCGACGCCGCCGGCAACCACCGGCCCACGCCGGACCAGCTCGCCCAGCACGGCTTCACCGCGCTGCTGCCGGCCGGCGCCGCGCCGACGTCGGCACCGGACCCCGCCGAGGAGAAGCTGACGTTCCGCGCGTACGCCGAGGACTGGCTGGCCACCCTCGTCAAGCCGCACCCGGAGACGGTGCGGAAGTACCGGGAGCGCCTGGAGAAGCACGTCTTCCCCCGGCTCGGCGACCGGCCGATAGCCGAGATCACCCGGCGCGAGATGCGCGAGTGGCAGCAGGGCCTGCGCGACGCCGGCCTCTCGGCGAAGACGATCGCCAACATCAGGGGCGAGTCCGTCGTGCCGATCTTCAAGGCGGCGTGCCGGCCCGGCGAGGACGAAGAGCCGGCCGTGCGGACGTACAACCCGATGGACGGCCTGGCGCTACCCGAGGGCCCGCGCGCCGAGCGGGACATCCTGGAGAGCCCCGACGAGGCCCGTACGTTCCTCCAGGCGGCGTACGAGGTCGACCCGGAGGCGGCCGACCTGCTGCTGTGCAAGCTGGCGACCGGGCTGCGCTGGGGCGAGGTGAGCGCCCTGCCGCCCCGGGCGGTCCACGTCGCCCGAGGCACCGTGTCGATCGTGCAGGTCCTGCGGAAGGTCAACCGGCGGTGGGTCGTCGAGGCCAAGCCGAAGACGAAGCAGGGCTACCGGGAGGTGCCGCTGCCGGCGTCGGTCATGCGGATGGTCGCCGAGCGGGTGGCGCAGCCGGGCCGGGAGTTCGTGTTCATCGCGCCGCGCGGCAACCACTGGCGGTACGAGGACTTCTACACGGACCGGTGGGTGAAGATCCGCGACCTGGCCCGCGAGAAGGGCCTGCCGAGGAAGATGACGATGCACGGGCTGCGGCACTCGCTGCTGACCCTGCTGGCCACCGAGGGCGTCGACCTGGCGGCGCTGCGGACGATGGCCGGGCACGCCAGCGTCACCACGACGATGAACGTCTACGTGCACGCAACCCGGCGGCACCACGAGCCGGTCCGACAGATCGTCGGGGACTTCCTCGGCATCGACGAACTGGCGGCCGCCGGGCGGTAA
- a CDS encoding helix-turn-helix domain-containing protein codes for MTETLVADPGMLIQARESRGLRQNEVALAMSKHLGATVSQAYVSKAEAGRVSVSGERLEAFSAALGYPVAVLCDAPDAEGVGIGLIHHRKRASLGAPALRRIHNQLKFGRRQVAPLLAAAGDHPHRFHRHELAEDESPEEIAQLVRREWSLGDGPIPDMVAVLERAGAVVLLRDLDTRELDAVSAWPSEGNPMFLLNVAAPTDRARFSLAHELGHVIMHHVPGGTVVQEKQADMFASEFLMPARSIREQLRQGVDVSRLTQLKSVWGTSMAALARRALDVNALSDWQYRNLMVEMSMLGYKTHEPVSLKPERASKIYGVLQALMGDRGTTVEELAAMAGLFPDEFHQLYLATPSH; via the coding sequence ATGACCGAGACGCTGGTCGCAGATCCGGGGATGCTCATCCAGGCGCGGGAGTCTCGTGGACTGCGCCAGAACGAGGTAGCCCTGGCCATGTCGAAGCATCTTGGGGCGACGGTCTCGCAGGCGTACGTCAGCAAGGCCGAAGCTGGACGGGTGAGCGTCTCCGGCGAACGCCTAGAGGCGTTCTCCGCCGCGCTGGGGTATCCGGTCGCCGTACTCTGCGACGCTCCCGACGCGGAGGGCGTTGGCATCGGCCTGATTCACCACCGGAAGCGGGCATCTCTGGGTGCCCCGGCTCTGCGGCGCATCCACAACCAGCTGAAGTTCGGGCGGCGTCAGGTTGCGCCACTTCTTGCCGCAGCGGGAGATCATCCGCACCGCTTCCATCGACACGAGCTCGCTGAGGACGAGTCTCCCGAGGAGATCGCGCAGCTGGTGCGCCGCGAGTGGAGCTTGGGTGACGGTCCGATACCCGACATGGTCGCCGTCCTGGAGAGGGCTGGCGCTGTCGTCCTACTTCGGGACCTTGACACCCGGGAACTGGACGCGGTCAGCGCATGGCCCAGCGAGGGCAACCCGATGTTCCTCTTGAACGTCGCGGCACCCACCGATCGCGCTCGTTTCAGCCTCGCTCACGAGCTGGGACATGTGATCATGCACCACGTTCCAGGTGGCACGGTGGTTCAGGAAAAGCAGGCCGACATGTTCGCCAGTGAGTTCCTGATGCCGGCCAGAAGTATCCGCGAACAATTGCGCCAAGGCGTCGATGTCAGCCGCCTCACGCAGCTGAAATCCGTGTGGGGAACCTCTATGGCGGCGCTGGCCCGACGGGCGCTCGATGTGAACGCCTTGAGCGACTGGCAGTACCGCAACCTCATGGTCGAGATGTCGATGTTGGGCTACAAAACGCACGAGCCGGTTTCTCTGAAGCCAGAGCGCGCATCGAAGATCTATGGTGTCTTGCAGGCCCTGATGGGGGACCGAGGCACCACAGTGGAGGAGTTGGCGGCTATGGCCGGACTGTTCCCCGACGAGTTCCACCAGTTGTACCTGGCAACGCCGTCACACTGA
- a CDS encoding helix-turn-helix domain-containing protein translates to MARDYTYAEAAAKLRIAETTLRRWVSKGRISCHRLGRLVRFTDEDLASAYQRMPALAARAGRRS, encoded by the coding sequence GTGGCTAGGGACTACACCTATGCCGAGGCCGCAGCGAAGCTGCGCATCGCGGAGACCACCCTCCGGCGCTGGGTGTCCAAGGGCCGCATCTCCTGCCACCGACTCGGTCGCCTCGTCCGCTTCACTGACGAGGACCTAGCTTCGGCGTACCAGCGGATGCCAGCGCTTGCAGCCCGTGCAGGCCGGCGCAGCTGA